A window of the Lactuca sativa cultivar Salinas chromosome 7, Lsat_Salinas_v11, whole genome shotgun sequence genome harbors these coding sequences:
- the LOC111907392 gene encoding receptor-like serine/threonine-protein kinase SD1-8 — MKTLHSHVSTSIFIFILSLLYPFHSLAIDTITFSQPLTINQTLVSKDEHFELGFFNPGNNNLYIGIWYKQIQQKTYVWVANRDTPITSSSGNLTIISNGNMVLVNQTGTIVWSTNQPTRAGNTVAQLLDNGNFVLRLENDEDPENYIWQSFDYPTDTLLPEMKLGWDRKSGITRILRSWKTINLDPGTGDYSLMFTVRHFPEILLMRKETLIRRSGPWTGRRFSGVPEIKGRSIMQFDVEDNSDEIYYSFKLVNSSIYSRLVVYSSGVNQRLVWADTTKTWSVYWSFPGNCDHFGECGPSGICTANPAPICSCMTGFHPKNKQAWDLRVGLDGCVRNSSLDCRSDGFKLFKNMKLPETSKAFLDQTINLKKCGEICKTNCSCAAYANMDVTEGGSGCVIWEGDLIDMRQYADSDNGGDDLYVRVGASDLDKPQQPPSSPPPPPPPPRRPNTKVGKIVGISISAFAMLICLLILFYLKRKKTQPLEDRQGPEDIILNDGVILPSRRDYLSEAVIDELELPLFDFTTLVVATNNFSDTNKIGQGGFGCVYKGILTEGEVVAVKRLSRVCDQGIEELKNEVRLIARLQHRNLVRVLGCCIEVEEKLLVYEFMENKSLDMFLFEKEKNLKLNWKIRLEIIRGIARGLLYLHQDSRVTIVHRDMKASNILLDKEMNPKISDFGIARIFGNDQTEAETKIVVGTYGYMSPEYAMDGHFSTKSDVFSFGVLILEIVSGKRNRGSSNTSNKLNLLAQAWKLWNEGNALELLDESLRDKFLENEVLRCIQVGLLCVQGQPEDRPNMSKVLILLSNETVQIPPPKHPGLFTRKINNETESSSKGDDSMTVNGITISILDGR; from the exons ATGAAAACCCTCCATAGCCATGTCAGCACctccatcttcatcttcatcttgtcACTCTTGTACCCTTTTCACTCTCTAGCTATCGACACCATCACATTCTCACAGCCACTTACCATCAATCAAACTCTAGTTTCTAAAGATGAACATTTTGAGTTGGGGTTCTTTAATCCAGGCAACAATAATTTGTATATAGGCATTTGGTACAAGCAAATTCAGCAGAAAACATATGTTTGGGTAGCTAATAGAGACACCCCCATTACTTCATCCTCCGGGAACCTAACCATCATCAGCAACGGCAACATGGTGCTTGTAAATCAGACGGGAACCATCGTCTGGTCGACAAATCAACCTACACGGGCGGGGAACACGGTGGCGCAGCTTTTGGACAACGGTAACTTTGTGCTTCGTCTGGAAAACGATGAGGATCCAGAAAATTATATTTGGCAAAGCTTTGATTATCCGACTGATACTTTATTGCCGGAGATGAAACTGGGGTGGGACAGGAAATCTGGAATTACTCGGATTTTGAGGTCGTGGAAGACAATCAATTTAGATCCAGGAACTGGTGATTATTCTCTTATGTTCACTGTTCGTCATTTCCCGGAGATTTTGCTTATGCGCAAGGAAACGTTAATTCGTCGGAGTGGACCGTGGACTGGAAGAAGGTTTAGCGGTGTACCGGAGATAAAAGGGAGGAGTATAATGCAGTTTGACGTTGAAGATAATTCAGATGAGATTTATTATTCATTTAAATTGGTGAATAGTTCAATTTATTCACGATTGGTTGTATATTCTTCTGGTGTGAATCAAAGATTGGTTTGGGCTGACACAACAAAAACTTGGAGCGTCTACTGGTCTTTCCCCGGTAATTGCGACCACTTTGGTGAATGTGGTCCGTCTGGCATTTGTACTGCAAACCCTGCACCGATCTGCAGTTGTATGACTGGATTCCATCCGAAGAACAAACAAGCATGGGATCTCCGAGTTGGGTTGGATGGGTGTGTTCGAAACTCCAGCTTGGATTGCAGGTCGGATGGATTTAAGCTATTCAAGAACATGAAACTGCCGGAGACTTCGAAAGCTTTTTTAGATCAGACGATAAATTTGAAAAAGTGTGGTGAGATTTGCAAAACGAATTGTTCTTGTGCTGCTTATGCTAATATGGATGTCACTGAAGGCGGGTCGGGTTGTGTGATTTGGGAAGGGGATCTCATCGATATGAGGCAGTATGCTGATTCGGATAATGGTGGAGATGATCTTTACGTTAGAGTTGGAGCTTCTGATTTGG ATAAACCACAAcaaccaccatcatcaccaccaccaccaccaccaccaccacgacgGCCAAATACCAAAGTTGGCAAGATTGTAGGAATTAGCATTAGTGCTTTTGCTATGCTCATATGTCTACTGATACTCTTCTACTTGAAGAGGAAGAAAACACAACCATTGGAAGATAGACAAG GTCCAGAAGACATCATATTAAATGATGGGGTTATTCTGCCAAGTAGGAGAGATTATCTTAGCGAGGCAGTCATTGATGAACTCGAATTACCATTGTTTGATTTTACAACACTGGTCGTGGCTACAAACAACTTCTCAGACACAAATAAAATTGGGCAGGGTGGCTTCGGGTGTGTTTACAAG GGTATATTAACGGAAGGTGAGGTTGTAGCAGTAAAAAGGCTCTCTAGAGTTTGCGACCAAGGGATTGAGGAACTTAAAAATGAAGTTCGATTAATCGCGAGACTCCAACATCGAAACCTTGTTCGAGTACTAGGTTGTTGCATTGAGGTCGAAGAGAAGTTGTTGGTTTATGAGTTCATGGAAAATAAAAGTCTCGATATGTTCCTTTTTG AGAAAGAGAAAAACTTGAAACTAAATTGGAAAATCCGACTCGAGATTATACGTGGGATTGCACGTGGACTTCTTTATCTCCATCAAGATTCAAGAGTTACAATCGTCCATCGAGATATGAAAGCAAGTAATATTTTGCTTGATAAGGAAATGAACCCAAAGATATCAGATTTTGGTATCGCGAGAATTTTTGGGAATGATCAGACAGAAGCAGAAACAAAGATAGTGGTTGGAACATA TGGTTATATGTCACCCGAATATGCGATGGATGGTCATTTCTCAACGAAATCAGATGTTTTCAGTTTCGGAGTTTTGATTCTTGAGATAGTAAGCGGTAAAAGGAACAGGGGATCATCCAACACGAGTAACAAACTTAACCTTCTTGCACAA gcATGGAAGTTATGGAACGAAGGAAATGCTTTAGAACTACTAGACGAATCTCTTAGGGACAAATTTTTAGAGAATGAAGTTTTAAGGTGCATACAAGTTGGACTGTTATGCGTTCAAGGACAACCGGAAGATCGGCCTAACATGTCAAAAGTTTTGATACTATTGAGCAATGAAACGGTACAAATTCCACCACCAAAACACCCTGGATTATTTACTAGAAAAATAAACAACGAGACAGAATCTTCAAGCAAAGGCGATGATTCAATGACCGTAAATGGAATCACGATCTCGATATTAGATGGTAGATAG